Proteins found in one Coffea eugenioides isolate CCC68of chromosome 5, Ceug_1.0, whole genome shotgun sequence genomic segment:
- the LOC113771812 gene encoding uncharacterized protein LOC113771812 has product MRSTRSRSGRVPSTGAGQTSGAQQDRISEEHGSQRTQPNNEEAIAKMAEFVTDNPNIFEELGRYLKRQGKEKAESSKRRPTKSPEVPSGEDSEDGRLSRSTSRRASSKATSKIASISRAFSRGLLGKRAEDPPRRPGGLASDYMRAPPFTDDINGEMVPPNFKLPNLHTYDGRGDPEDHLRAFISAFRLYCVPDAVICRAFPIFLHGTARKWFWSLEPGSISSLDELIDRFIHRFVSSRPITKTSAYLLNLQQGQGESLRSYAQRFNEENVQIPDQNEQVTIAAFTNGLVAGIFNTEIHRQYPRTLRELWERVDQGIRSEDVNRMKREAQASRTGQDPRRRKDTGRGEPGSSGTSNQPRDRRSVFDRIVKGRSSTSDAELTPLNSSRTHVLAVMRQNHLGRNPPEIPGRRDKRNSNLYCAYHRDVGHETEDCNDLKREIENLIRQGYLKQFVRKDGGFNRSVSHRENRGPRRDDRRDTNMHCRGPENRREDKQPPRDGSPGYGPNIAGVINTIAGGPTGGDSQNSRKRTYRQAEMEVAEPSSRLSEVITYGPADPVPAASSNHEALVIEVLTNNYVVKKVYVDPGSSVDVLYYRTFESLKLTREQLTPVRTPLVGFGGHVVHPEGMLTLVVTIGRHPRCRTVPVSFAVVKADSPYNMLIGRPTLNALRAVYSTYHLSFKFPTSAGVAEVSSDVGAARECYLATIQAAVTPRPSPRSEEKRPAVLSIDCIDPQKAEEPNRLEPGDEVELVVVDEAKPDQVVQVGAGLPPPLKEEMISLIKDHRDVFAWSADEVVGVPPELMTHQLNVDPQARPVRQKRRHFGPERSQAISDEVDKLLPAKMIHEVQYPTWLSNPVMVKKDTGGWRMCVDFTDLNKACPKDCYPLPRIDALVDAAMGYEILCFLDAFKGYHQIGMSEEDQEKTAFYTDRGTYCYTTMPFGLKNAGATYQRLINRLFQNQIGRNVEAYVDDILVKSLTTSSFLSDVREVFGVLRDSRMKLNPKKCVFGVTSGKFLGYLVSHRGIEANPDKVKAIHDMSPPRNIREVQRLNGRLAALNRFLSQSAEKALPFFKVLKNADQFAWTEECQAAFDQLKQYLHHLPTLASPRPEEKLYLYLSAADEAVSAVLIRDEGTQVPVYYVSRALRGPETRYTQVEKLVLGLVHAARRLKPYFLAHPISVRTDQPIRQILVRPEASGRLTKWAVELGEYDLSYEPRTAIKAQALADFLAELTFTEGPESTSALPEVSTSSLWTLYVDGSSNGDGCGAGLLLEGPQGEVCSYALRFDFPATNNEAEYEALIAGLQLARKLGAQQIHVRSDSQLVVRQVIGEYEAKDETMQRYLSKVHQLTSYFKSFEIQRIPRSQNKRADALSRLASTSFSDLNKTVLVEVLSEPGYVEEVACPVHSEETWMTPFILFLGQGVLPEDRAEARKIQRKAPRYALREGELYKRSYLGPWLRCVTPEAGREVLHEIHEGLCGAHIGHRMLAKKAMLLGYFWPSLRQDSQDLVLGCPSCQVHAPEHHQPSNFMVPITSPWPFEQWGTDIIGPFPKAVGGYTFLVTAVDYFTKWVEAEPLRTISGLAIQKFFWKCIICRFGIPQIIISDNGRQFAENPFKTWCENLGIKQHFTSVGHPQANGQAENFNRTLLHGLKIRLHQAGSSWVEELPSVLWSYRTTPRSATQETPFSLTYGAEAVIPAEILTPSPRLAAYAAEVNDEERQLDLDLVEERRNLASARIASYKNTLAHYYNARVKHRRFQPGDLVLRKNSISRAEPQGKLCPKWEGPYRVVESNLKGYCKLSYRDGSLVPRSWHAENLRLYYV; this is encoded by the coding sequence ATGAGATCCACGCGTTCCAGAAGCGGAAGAGTTCCCTCAACAGGGGCTGGGCAGACATCCGGAGCCCAGCAAGATCGTATCTCTGAGGAACATGGGTCCCAAAGGACCCAGCCCAACAATGAGGAGGCCATCGCCAAGATGGCCGAGTTTGTCACGGACAACCCCAACATCTTTGAGGAACTAGGAAGGTACCTCAAGAggcagggaaaagaaaaagccgaGTCTTCCAAGAGGAGACCGACGAAGTCCCCTGAAGTGCCCTCAGGCGAGGACTCCGAAGATGGGCGTCTATCTCGGAGCACCTCCAGGCGAGCCTCATCCAAGGCAACCTCCAAGATTGCCTCCATCTCCCGAGCGTTTTCTCGGGGACTACTGGGAAAACGAGCCGAGGACCCACCTCGGCGCCCCGGGGGCCTAGCTTCTGACTACATGAGGGCTCCGCCCTTCACGGATGACATCAATGGGGAGATGGTGCCCCCAAACTTTaagcttccaaatttgcacACCTATGACGGCCGAGGTGACCCCGAGGATCACCTCCGCGCCTTCATCTCCGCATTCCGACTCTACTGCGTCCCCGACGCCGTGATCTGTCGGGCTTTTCCCATCTTCCTACACGGGACTGCCCGAAAGTGGTTCTGGAGTTTGGAGCCGGGGAGCATTTCCTCCCTGGATGAGCTGATAGACCGGTTCATCCACCGCTTTGTGTCGTCTCGACCAATAACAAAGACTTCAGCTTACCTCTTGAACCTGCAACAGGGTCAGGGCGAGTCACTTCGCTCGTACGCCCAAAGGTTCAACGAGGAGAATGTACAGATACCTGACCAGAACGAGCAAGTAACTATTGCTGCTTTCACCAACGGGTTAGTAGCAGGGATCTTTAACACCGAAATCCATCGGCAGTACCCCCGTACACTCCGGGAGCTCTGGGAAAGAGTGGACCAGGGAATCCGAAGTGAAGATGTAAATCGCATGAAGCGAGAAGCCCAAGCATCTCGTACGGGGCAAGATCCCCGGAGGAGGAAAGACACTGGCCGAGGTGAACCAGGCTCAAGTGGCACTTCAAACCAACCCCGAGACCGCCGAAGTGTCTTCGACCGGATCGTGAAAGGCAGATCGTCCACCTCGGACGCCGAGCTGACGCCCCTCAATTCGAGCCGGACCCACGTCCTGGCTGTGATGAGGCAGAATCACCTCGGTCGCAACCCTCCCGAAATTCCGGGGAGGAGAGATAAGAGGAACTCGAACCTCTACTGTGCCTACCACCGTGATGTAGGGCACGAGACTGAAGACTGCAATGACCTGAAGCGGGAAATCGAAAATTTGATCCGGCAGGGATACCTGAAGCAATTCGTCCGCAAGGATGGAGGCTTCAACCGAAGCGTCTCCCACCGGGAGAACCGAGGCCCCCGCCGAGACGACCGACGGGACACGAACATGCATTGCCGAGGTCCCGAAAACCGTAGGGAGGACAAGCAGCCACCACGCGATGGCTCACCGGGCTACGGCCCCAACATCGCAGGGGTGATCAACACCATCGCGGGAGGACCAACGGGAGGAGACAGCCAGAACTCCCGGAAGCGGACCTACCGCCAGGCCGAGATGGAGGTGGCCGAGCCGAGCTCTCGGCTGTCCGAGGTCATCACCTACGGTCCCGCTGACCCCGTTCCTGCGGCCTCCAGCAATCATGAagctcttgtgattgaagtccTCACCAACAACTACGTAGTCAAAAAGGTCTACGTAGACCCCGGAAGCTCGGTAGACGTCTTGTACTACCGGACTTTCGAAAGTTTGAAGCTGACAAGGGAGCAACTCACTCCTGTCAGAACTCCCCTCGTGGGATTCGGGGGACACGTCGTCCACCCGGAAGGCATGTTGACCCTGGTGGTAACAATCGGGCGTCATCCACGCTGCCGAACTGTGCCTGTCAGTTTTGCAGTGGTCAAAGCAGACTCCCCCTACAATATGCTGATAGGCCGGCCCACGCTCAATGCCTTGAGAGCCGTATACTCCACCTACCACCTGAGCTTTAAATTCCCAACATCTGCGGGGGTGGCCGAGGTAAGCAGCGATGTGGGCGCCGCCCGAGAGTGCTACCTCGCCACCATTCAAGCAGCAGTCACCCCCCGGCCCTCACCGAGGTCAGAAGAAAAGAGGCCAGCGGTCCTCTCCATAGACTGCATCGACCCTCAGAAGGCAGAAGAGCCCAACAGGCTGGAGCCAGGGGATGAAGTGGAACTGGTGGTAGTGGATGAAGCGAAACCTGACCAAGTGGTCCAGGTAGGGGCGGGACTCCCCCCACccctgaaagaagaaatgattTCTCTGATCAAAGACCACCGAGACGTCTTCGCGTGGTCCGCGGATGAAGTGGTCGGAGTGCCACCCGAGCTCATGACTCACCAACTCAACGTTGACCCGCAGGCCCGACCTGTGCGACAGAAACGAAGGCACTTCGGCCCCGAACGTAGCCAAGCCATATCGGATGAGGTCGACAAGCTCTTGCCGGCCAAGATGATCCACGAGGTCCAATATCCCACCTGGCTGTCCAATCCAGTCATGGTAAAAAAGGACACCGGGGGATGGAGAATGTGTGTTGACTTCACCGACCTCAACAAGgcctgccccaaagattgctatcCTTTGCCAAGGATAGACGCCCTCGTCGACGCGGCGATGGGGTATGAAATCCTCTGCTTCCTAGACGCCTTTAAAGGGTATCATCAAATAGGAATGAGTGAGGAGGACCAAGAGAAAACGGCGTTTTACACCGACCGGGGTACTTATTGTTACACTACCATGCCCTTCGGGCTAAAGAACGCCGGGGCGACCTACCAAAGGCTGATCAACCGACTCTTCCAGAATCAGATCGGTCGCAATGTGGAGGCCTATGTGGATGACATCCTCGTTAAAAGCCTCACCACTTCATCCTTTCTGTCAGACGTGAGGGAAGTCTTTGGTGTCCTGCGAGACTCGAGGATGAAGCTGAATCCCAAGAAGTGCGTCTTCGGCGTCACCTCGGGAAAATTCTTGGGGTATCTGGTTTCCCACCGGGGAATCGAGGCCAACCCCGACAAGGTGAAAGCCATTCATGACATGTCTCCACCCCGGAACATCCGAGAAGTCCAACGGCTGAATGGACGCCTGGCCGCGCTGAATCGCTTCCTGTCCCAATCAGCTGAGAAAGCTCTGCCTTTCTTTAAGGTGCTGAAAAATGCTGACCAGTTCGCCTGGACTGAGGAGTGTCAGGCTGCTTTCGACCAGCTGAAGCAGTACTTGCATCACCTACCAACTCTCGCTTCACCTCGGCCCGAGGAGAagctctacctctacctctccGCAGCCGACGAGGCTGTCAGCGCTGTGCTCATCCGAGATGAGGGCACCCAAGTGCCGGTCTACTACGTCAGCCGAGCCCTCCGCGGGCCGGAGACCCGATACACGCAAGTGGAAAAACTTGTGCTGGGGCTCGTCCACGCAGCTCGGCGGTTGAAACCCTACTTCTTAGCCCATCCCATCTCGGTCAGGACCGACCAGCCCATTCGGCAAATATTGGTGCGACCCGAAGCTTCTGGTCGCCTCACCAAGTGGGCTGTCGAATTGGGAGAATATGACTTGTCCTACGAGCCACGCACCGCCATAAAAGCTCAAGCTTTAGCTGACTTCCTTGCTGAGCTCACCTTCACGGAAGGTCCGGAGTCCACTTCAGCCTTACCCGAGGTGTCCACCTCATCCCTGTGGACATTGTATGTCGATGGATCCTCTAATGGAGACGGCTGCGGAGCCGGACTGCTCCTGGAAGGACCTCAGGGGGAGGTTTGCTCTTACGCCCTCCGCTTTGACTTCCCGGCCACCAACAATGAAGCCGAGTACGAGGCTCTAATCGCTGGACTCCAGCTAGCCCGCAAGCTCGGCGCCCAGCAAATCCATGTCCGCAGTGACTCCCAGCTCGTGGTACGCCAAGTTATTGGTGAGTACGAGGCCAAGGATGAGACCATGCAACGGTACCTctccaaagttcaccaactcACCTCGTACTTCAAGTCATTCGAAATCCAAAGGATCCCTCGGTCCCAGAATAAGCGAGCCGACGCCTTATCCCGGCTGGCTTCCACTTCATTCTCTGACCTCAACAAAACCGTCTTGGTGGAGGTCCTGAGTGAACCAGGGTACGTGGAAGAGGTGGCCTGCCCCGTGCACTCTGAAGAAACTTGGATGACCCCGTTCATCCTTTTCTTAGGTCAAGGAGTCCTTCCCGAAGACCGAGCTGAAGCAAGGAAGATACAACGCAAAGCCCCTCGGTATGCGCTCCGCGAGGGAGAACTATATAAGCGCTCCTACCTCGGCCCATGGTTGAGGTGTGTCACCCCCGAGGCAGGACGCGAGGTCCTCCACGAGATCCACGAGGGCCTATGTGGGGCTCACATCGGCCACAGGATGCTGGCTAAGAAGGCTATGCTCCTGGGATATTTTTGGCCCTCACTTCGGCAAGACTCTCAGGACCTCGTTCTCGGCTGCCCTTCCTGCCAAGTCCACGCACCCGAGCACCACCAGCCTTCAAATTTCATGGTCCCCATCACTTCACCCTGGCCGTTTGAGCAATGGGGGACAGACATCATAGGTCCCTTCCCCAAAGCCGTCGGGGGTTATACTTTCTTAGTAACCGCTGTGGAttacttcaccaagtgggtCGAGGCCGAGCCACTTCGGACCATCTCAGGGCTGgccattcaaaaattcttttggaagTGCATTATCTGCCGCTTCGGCATACCTCAGATCATCATTTCGGACAATGGGAGACAGTTTGCCGAGAACCCATTCAAGACTTGGTGCGAGAACCTCGGCATCAAACAACACTTCACTTCGGTAGGCCACCCTCAGGCCAATGGTCAAGCAGAGAACTTCAACCGAACTCTCCTGCATGGTCTCAAGATCCGACTACACCAAGCTGGGTCATCTTGGGTGGAGGAACTCCCCAGTGTCCTGTGGTCGTATCGAACCACGCCGAGGTCAGCGACGCAAGAGACCCCATTCTCCCTGACCTACGGCGCCGAGGCGGTCATCCCGGCTGAGATCCTTACCCCCAGCCCTCGGCTGGCAGCCTATGCCGCCGAGGTGAACGACGAAGAGAGGCAGCTGGACCTCGACCTCGTCGAAGAACGAAGGAACCTCGCCTCAGCCCGGATAGCTTCTTACAAGAACACACTGGCACACTACTACAATGCCCGCGTAAAACATCGTAGATTCCAACCTGGAGACTTGGTTCTGAGAAAAAACTCGATCAGCCGAGCTGAGCCCCAAGGCAAACTGTGTCCGAAATGGGAAGGCCCCTACCGGGTTGTCGAGTCTAATCTTAAGGGATATTGTAAGTTAAGCTACCGAGATGGCTCATTAGTGCCGAGGTCTTGGCACGCCGAGAACCTCAGATTGTATTATGTTTGA